TCGACCCAGGAGGTCAGCGCCAGCCAGAGCCCATAGGCCACCGCGAGGATGAGCAGGACCGCGCTCAGCGCGCCCGTCACCCGCAGCCCGAACCGGCTTTCCATCCAGGACCCGACCGCCAGCACCCCGAGCGTATCGAGCGCGAAAAGCGCCACCGACAGCACGATCAGGTAGCGCAGCGCCACCATGGCCACCGGGATCACGCGGTTCAGCCGCGGCTCCAGCAGCGGCAGGCGGTCGCTGATGCGCTCCGGAAGCTGCACGCCCCGCGCCGCGGCCCGGGCCAGCGCGCCCGAGACGATGCCCGCCAGCAGCAGCGCCGCCAGCAGCCTGGCCGATCCCGCCAGCGCCGCCAGCACGACGCCATCGGGGCCGGTCAGCACGATCACGGCCAGCACCGCCAGATAGGCCAGCGCCGCCCAGTGCCAGTTCTGTGCCAGCGCCAGCGCCAGCCGCCCATGTCGGCGCGGCGCCCCGGTTTCCGGCGCCGTCTGGGACTCGGGGGCGTCTTCTGTCCCGGGGGCAGACGAAACCGGCGGGGCCAGCCGGGTCAGCATCCACTGCGCGACCGGACGGCGATAGAGGACCACCAGCGCCCCGAGCGACAGCAGCGCCAGCACGGTGACCAGCGCGCCGAGACTTGCCGCGGCCAGCGCCGAGACATCGCGCGCCACCACCGGCACCGCCAGCAGATGACCATAGGCCAGAAGCCCCGCGATCGCCATGCCCAGCCCCGCCGTCCGCCTTGCGCCCGGGTCCGAGACCGGCAAAAGCCGCAACGGCGCCGCGCCCGGCGCAAGCAGGATGTCAAGCGCCAGACGCACCACCCCCACGGCCAGGAAGGCGTTGAGATAAAGCGACTGGTTCAGCCCGACCGTGCCCGCGCTGCCGATGGCGGCCGCCGCAAGGGCATAGCCCGCCGCCCAGGCCAGAACCAGCGCGCCGAGATCGAGCAGCGCCGCCAGGGCCGCAGGGGCCAGCCTGCGCAGCAGCCCCTGCCCGGCCGCCGTCCGCCCCAGCCTCCGGTGCAGCGGCCTTACCGCCCGGCGCAAGGCGAATTGCACCAGGACCGTCGCCGCGACGACCGCCAGGAGGTTGCGCATCGCGGCGCCGAAGGCCTCGAATGTCCCGGCATCCAGCCCCTCGAACGCCTGCCCGGCCCGGCCGAGCGCGGCCCATCCGGCCGCGATCCGCCCGGCGAGATCCTCGACGGCGGCCGATGTCGCCTCGGCGACCCGGCGTCCCAGCCCCTGCCCGTCCGCCTCGGATGGCGGCGCCGCAGCCCTATCCTGATCCGCCGCCCCGCGCTCGGCGGCCTGTTCCAGCTCGGCGATGAGCGCCTCGCGGGCGCTGTCGTTCCGGAGGATGTCGATCAGTGCCCGTGCCTCGGCGCCGGGCGCATCCTCGGCGGCGGGCGCGGTCTGTGCCAGTGCGGGCAGGGATGACAGGAACAAGGTGGCGAGAAGAAGCGGAAACAGGCGGCGGAAAAATCGGTTCACGTATGTCCCTGTCGGTTCTGTGTCGGTTGGCCATCAGGCCCGGTCGGCACCTGTCGGCATGGGGTCGGATCTTCCCCGCGCGGGTCTGCCTGACCCGGTGTCAGGTCTCGTCTCGGGTCATGCGGGGCGCAGGCGTCGTCGGGACCGAACGCCGGAAGCCCTCCGGCGTTGCAAAGATCACGGGAACGTGATGCAAGAGGCCGCCGCCCCGGCCGCGAGGGAACCAGATGCCCCCCTTCGGGCATTGATCCCCGATGCCCAAGCCAACCGACCGCGCCGGAACCCGCCCCGCCATGCCCGCCCCCACATCCCCCCGGTCGCGTCCGCTGAGACTTGCCATCGCAGGATTGGGCCCGCGCGGCCTCGGCGCGCTCGAGGCGCTGGCCGCCCGGCTGCCGCAGGCGGGTTCCGCGGTCGCGATAGACATCTTCGAACCCGGACCATGGCCCGGCGCCGGCCCCAATTTCACCCCGGGGCAAAGCCCGCTCATGCTTCTGAACATCCCGATCCGGGCGGTCGATATCGACCCGCCCGGCCCCGCGCCTGCGCGGATCTCCTCCTTCGGGACCTGGCTGATGTCGCCCTCCGATGACGAACGGTTTCCCGCCCGGGCCGAGCTTGGCGCCTATCTGGCGGCAAGGGTCCGGACGCTGGCAACAACCCTGCCCGAGGGGGTCGCGCTCAGCCGGCACGAAACCGCGATCCTCCGGCTCGAGCGGTCAGGCACCGGCTGGTATCTCGAAAGCGCGGCCGGGCGTTTCGGCCCCTATGACGAGGTCCTGCTGGCGCCCGGCCAGCCCCGCAGCGCGCCCGACCCTCAGCTTGCGCGCTGGCAGGACCATGCCCGGCGGACCGGGGCGGCCGTTCTGCCCGCCTATCCGGCCGACCGGTTGCTGAAGGCAGCCGGGGACTGGGCCGGTGCCTCGGTGGCGATCCGGGGGCTGGGGCTCTCGACCCTCGATGTTGTGCGGCTTTTGACGCTCGGTCGCGGCGGCCGGTTCGAGGACGGGCGCTATCTGCCCTCGGGCCGCGAGCCCGCGCGCATCCTGCCCTTCTCGCTGGACGGCCTGCCGCCCTGGCCCAAGCCCGCAAGCGCCGGGATCGACGCCTGTTTCGCGCCCCTGCCCGCGGAAAGCCGTGCCTTCGAAGCCGCACTGGACCGCGCGCTGGGGGCCGCGCCCGAGGCCGCTCTCGAAGCCATCTCGGCCGCGCTCGAACCCGCTGCCCGCCGGGTGCTGGAGGCCGCGGGCGCCGATCCGGGCGGGGTCGCGGCCTGGCTTGCGGCCGAACGCGCAGCCCCGGCCTCGCAGGAGAGCCGGGACGCAGCGGAATTGCTGCGCGAGGGGCTTGCCATGGCCCGGGGCACGCGGCCTCCGGCAATGGGCTATGCCATCGGACAGATCTGGCGGCACTGGCAGAACGCGCTTCGGCGGGCGGTCAATCCCGGCACCGCCAGCCCCGAGACGATCGCGGCGCTGATCGGCTTCGACGAGGGGCTCAAGCGCTATTCCTACGGCCCGCCCGCCGAAACGGCCGAAGAGCTGTCGATCCTGATCGCGGCCGGGATCGTCGATCTGCGGACGGTCGACGCCCCCGACATCCTGCTGACGCCCGAGGGCTGGCAGCTGGTCGAGAAGGATGACAGCGCCCGGGTCTCGGTCATGATCAACGCGGTGCTGCCCTCGCCCGCGCTGGAGAGGCTGGAAGAGCCCGTCCTTGCCGGGCTGCGCGATGCCGGAAGGGTCGCGGCCGTGGGCGAGGGTCTTGGCATCCGCACCCGGCCCGATGCACAGGTCGTCGACAGCCGCGGGCAGGTCCAGGCCGGGCTTTGCCTGCTCGGCCGGGCCGCGCTCGGCAGCGTGATCGCGGTCGATTCGATCCATGACTGTTTCGGCGCCTCGGCCCATCGCTGGGCCGAGGGTGTCCTGGACCGGGCCGCGCTCGGCGCTGCGCGTGCTGCCAGCCCGGGCTGAGTGGGCTACGTGTCTATCCGCGCCCCAGGACGGGTTCGGCCCCCGTCTCGTCCATCATGACTAAGGCCCGCGATCAGCGTGACGCTGGAAGGCCTGGGCCGGCCGGGCTCCCGGCGCGCCCAATCCGCCTCCCGCGCCCACTGAACAAGGGATCAAAATTGAAGGCCTTGGCCCAGCCCCCATCGCGACCACCTTCGCCCGCGCGGTCAGACGGGCGAAGACAGCCTGTGCCATGCCCGACGGCACCAGGACCAAGGAGGGAAACGGAACAGATCTGCCCCGGAAGAGCGGACATATGCTCAACTCGCGCCGCTGACGACGTTGTCCGGATCGACAGCCCAAAAGGTCTGCCACGACGACCTGCATACCAGCTCCGCAACAAGCTGGCGCAGCTCACGCGCCACCGGCACCGAGCACGTCAGCGCGATCCTGATCGCACGGGGCAGAAACCGGCTGCGGCCCGGTCTCGGCCACGCCTTTGACGCGACTGCCTCCCCCGCAGGCGCGCCTGTCAGGATATCGGCCAGCCACGCACAAGACCCGCTGAAAGGTCCGGCATGGGGTCTGCAGGCCGGCTCCTACGCGGTCATGGATCGGACCACGGTGGAGTAACCTTAACATCAACGGTATAGACGGAGCATTTGAAGCGGATCCCGGATCGCGCCCCACCGAGCATGAAAGGCGAGACGGCATGATCTGCCGCCCCCGGTCCGCAGCGCCGTCCTCGGGCGACGAGAACCGTCCCTCGCTCCCGGCCGCGACCTCCTGCATGGCGCGCCCGGTCAGATCCCGGCGGCCCATTCACGTCTGCGTGCGCCGACCGGTCGCGCGGGATCGACTTCGCGCTCTGCCCGTTCGGTTCGGGGACCGCCGTTTCGCGCGGCCCCCGAAAGGAGCAGACATGCGTTCTGACAAGCGCGACGAACTGGTGCGAAAGGCACTCGACATCTTCTATCGCGACGGCTTCCACGCCACCGGGCTGGACCGCCTCTCGGACGAGACCGGGATCTCGAAGACCACGATGTTCCGGCATTTCCGCAGCAAGGACGACCTGATCCTGGCCACGATGCAGCGGCGCGACGACGGCGTGCGGGCCTGGCTGCGCCACCGGATGGACGCGGCCGGACCGCCCCGGGCCCGGCTCATGGCGCTTTACGATGCCCTCGGCGAGTGGGTGGCCGAGCCGGGGTTCCGATCCTGCCTGTTTCTGCGCGCGGCCGCCGAATATCCCGATCCGGCGCATCCGATCCATCGCCTGGCGACCGAACACAAGCGCCGCCTCGCCCGGCAGGTCGAAGCCGTGGCGGCCGAGGCCGGCGCGGCCGATCCGGGCGGACTCAGCCGCGCGCTGCTGCTGTTGAAGGACGGCGCCGCCGTCGCCGCGCATCTGGGCCATGCGGAAGATCCCGTCGCCGATGCCCGCGCCGGGGCCGAGGCGATACTGGCCGCCACCCTGCCCGTCGCGCGGCAACACGGCCTGCCGGCGGCCCGGACCGGCGCGCCTCCCTGAGCCCCCAGGCACCGCCCCGGACCACCACCCCCGGGGGGCATCGCCTCATTTTTTTCGTTTTTTCCGGAACCGCCCTTCCGCGCGCCGCGTTGGGGCCCGACAGGTGGCGCGCCAAGTTGCGGGAAACGGCCTGCGGACACCCCCGTTCGGGGGTGCTTCGCGGGGTTATGGATTTTCCCACATGTCCGGAGCGGGGGATTGCCCCCCGGAGGAGCCGGACAAGGCGCGTTTCGGGAGGGGTGACGGCCACAGCGCCGATATTGGCGGCATCGCGCGCCGCATTGCTCTTCCGGTTCACCGACCGCCCCGAAGGTTCGGGCCTGCCGGCCCGTGCGCAAGCAACCAGAGGAGACAGTACATGACATTCAGCACCCGCATCCTGGCCTTTTCGGCCGCCGCCTTCGCGCTTGGCGCGGGCATGGCCCATGCCGACACTTGGCGCTATGCCTTCGAAGAGGCGATGGACGAGGTCCAGGGCATCTACGCGCAGAAATTCAAGGAAGAGATCGAGGCCAATACCGATCACCAGATCCAGCTCTTTCCCTATGGCACGCTCGGCGAATCCGCCGACATCATGGAACAGGCGCAGGACGGCATCCTGCAATTCGTCGACCAGTCGCCCGGCTTCACCGGCTCGCTGATCCCCGAGGCACAGGTCTTCTTCGTGCCCTACCTGCTGCCGCAAGAGACCGAGACCCTGGCCAGCTTCTTCAAGAATTCCAAGGCCATCAACGAGATGTTCCCCGCGCTTTACGCCGATCAGGGCCTGGAACTTCTGACCATGTTCCCCGAGGGCGAGGTTGCGATCACCACCAAGGAGCCGTTCACGACGCCTGCCGATCTGGACGAGGTCAAGATCCGCACCATGACCAACCCGCTTCTGGTGGAAAGCTACAAGGCCTTCGGCGCGACGCCGACGCCGCTGCCCTGGGGCGAGGTCTATGGCGCGCTTCAGACCAACATCATCCAGGGCCAGGAAAACCCGATGTTCTACGTCGAGTCGACGAAGATGTACGAGGTCACCGATTACGTGACCCGGATCGGGCATAACAACTTCACCACCGCGGTGATGGCCAACAAGGACTTCTTCGACGGGCTGCCCGACGAGGACAAGAAAGCGATCCGCGCGGCTGCCGAGGCGGCCTTCGCCCATATCATCGACTAC
The genomic region above belongs to Rhodovulum sulfidophilum DSM 1374 and contains:
- a CDS encoding mechanosensitive ion channel domain-containing protein, whose product is MNRFFRRLFPLLLATLFLSSLPALAQTAPAAEDAPGAEARALIDILRNDSAREALIAELEQAAERGAADQDRAAAPPSEADGQGLGRRVAEATSAAVEDLAGRIAAGWAALGRAGQAFEGLDAGTFEAFGAAMRNLLAVVAATVLVQFALRRAVRPLHRRLGRTAAGQGLLRRLAPAALAALLDLGALVLAWAAGYALAAAAIGSAGTVGLNQSLYLNAFLAVGVVRLALDILLAPGAAPLRLLPVSDPGARRTAGLGMAIAGLLAYGHLLAVPVVARDVSALAAASLGALVTVLALLSLGALVVLYRRPVAQWMLTRLAPPVSSAPGTEDAPESQTAPETGAPRRHGRLALALAQNWHWAALAYLAVLAVIVLTGPDGVVLAALAGSARLLAALLLAGIVSGALARAAARGVQLPERISDRLPLLEPRLNRVIPVAMVALRYLIVLSVALFALDTLGVLAVGSWMESRFGLRVTGALSAVLLILAVAYGLWLALTSWVDYRLAPAPGRAASPREATLLSLLRNALTIVIVVLAAMFCLSEIGLDIGPLLASAGVLGLAIGFGAQKLVQDVITGVFIQLENAMNVGDVVSLGGTTGTVEKLTIRSVSLRDVSGTYHIIPFSSVDMVSNLTRDFSYYVCDMGVAYREDVDEVKVAMEDAFAELGRDPEARDAIRGDLEWFGLNSFGDSAVVVRARIRTLPGRQWGVGRTYNGILKRLFDERNIEIPFPHQTITFAEAKDGRTQPVRVINGEAQAAEQGA
- the dctP gene encoding TRAP transporter substrate-binding protein DctP, which translates into the protein MTFSTRILAFSAAAFALGAGMAHADTWRYAFEEAMDEVQGIYAQKFKEEIEANTDHQIQLFPYGTLGESADIMEQAQDGILQFVDQSPGFTGSLIPEAQVFFVPYLLPQETETLASFFKNSKAINEMFPALYADQGLELLTMFPEGEVAITTKEPFTTPADLDEVKIRTMTNPLLVESYKAFGATPTPLPWGEVYGALQTNIIQGQENPMFYVESTKMYEVTDYVTRIGHNNFTTAVMANKDFFDGLPDEDKKAIRAAAEAAFAHIIDYQKGLTEASVEKIKEAKPSMTFTTLSEEERQPFKDAAGEVQARFLEMTGDSGKRILDQMKEDLEAAQQASQS
- a CDS encoding FAD/NAD(P)-binding protein produces the protein MPKPTDRAGTRPAMPAPTSPRSRPLRLAIAGLGPRGLGALEALAARLPQAGSAVAIDIFEPGPWPGAGPNFTPGQSPLMLLNIPIRAVDIDPPGPAPARISSFGTWLMSPSDDERFPARAELGAYLAARVRTLATTLPEGVALSRHETAILRLERSGTGWYLESAAGRFGPYDEVLLAPGQPRSAPDPQLARWQDHARRTGAAVLPAYPADRLLKAAGDWAGASVAIRGLGLSTLDVVRLLTLGRGGRFEDGRYLPSGREPARILPFSLDGLPPWPKPASAGIDACFAPLPAESRAFEAALDRALGAAPEAALEAISAALEPAARRVLEAAGADPGGVAAWLAAERAAPASQESRDAAELLREGLAMARGTRPPAMGYAIGQIWRHWQNALRRAVNPGTASPETIAALIGFDEGLKRYSYGPPAETAEELSILIAAGIVDLRTVDAPDILLTPEGWQLVEKDDSARVSVMINAVLPSPALERLEEPVLAGLRDAGRVAAVGEGLGIRTRPDAQVVDSRGQVQAGLCLLGRAALGSVIAVDSIHDCFGASAHRWAEGVLDRAALGAARAASPG
- a CDS encoding TetR/AcrR family transcriptional regulator, whose translation is MRSDKRDELVRKALDIFYRDGFHATGLDRLSDETGISKTTMFRHFRSKDDLILATMQRRDDGVRAWLRHRMDAAGPPRARLMALYDALGEWVAEPGFRSCLFLRAAAEYPDPAHPIHRLATEHKRRLARQVEAVAAEAGAADPGGLSRALLLLKDGAAVAAHLGHAEDPVADARAGAEAILAATLPVARQHGLPAARTGAPP